Genomic segment of Parageobacillus genomosp. 1:
GAAAACGAATATGACCAATTGTGGTATCAATTATTGGACTTATTGCAAGAACTATGGAATGAATTCAAAATCAATTCAAATCAGCCTTGGTCAAATCTTACCTTGATACTTGATAATGAAGGTAATTTTAAAATTGATTACAGCTATAATGATCTTTCTAAGGTTGACCCTCATGAGCAACAAATCATCTGGGAATATAAGTATCTGGGACTCATTCCAGAGGATGACGATGACAAGGAAATCTTAAAAGAATATTTAAACAGCATTAAAGAAAATCATGAATGATATTTATAAGTACCTGGCACCACCCGATTTGATTTGCGGATTAAAGCGGAGTAAGAAATAAACACGATCATCTTAAGAAGTAGGTCGATTGAGGACTCTACAATGAATAAAGTCAATCAAAAGGGGGATACATATCATGAATACCCCCTTTGTTTTTTCCAACATACAGATTTTGATCCCGATATAGCCAAATGGACGATTTTGTTCTTCTTCATTTCGTGTTCACATAAAAGGCAGTGAGTTTCTTCATTCAAGAAGAATGCGCCATTCTTTATGGTAAACTGTCGGGTGTTGGAGAACTCATTTTAGCGATTTTTATTGTTAGTACATGCCTGAAATTTGCCGAAAGAGAAATAGGAGTAATTTACAAGATATTTACCCTATCTTCGCGATAAATAAATAAGAAAATGTTAGATTGTTGCTGGGATGGTCGCAATGTGCAGATAATCCCTGAAAATAAAATAAGGAGGTATCGACACAATGAAAAACTTGAAAAAGAAACTCGGTTTATCTGTAGCTGTTGTTTTGTCTACATTAACGTTTGCAACAGCGTATGCGACAACTTCTGTTCCAACAACTTCTACAACTTCAGAAAACCCAAATGTAAGTTCTTTAAGAACGGATGAACCTACATCTTATCGAATTGATCAACTAAAAGATATTGCCATGTACTATTATTGGCATGGCGGAGATCTTGAAAAAGCAGAAAAAGAGATATTTAAAGGAATCACCTTGAAAGGGAAATATGATGTTGTTGAACAAGCATTTAAAGAAGCAACCCTGATAGATCCATATAATCTTGATCTGAAATTTTCGCTTGCATCCACACAAATCATTCAGAAAAAAATTCCAGAAGCGT
This window contains:
- a CDS encoding antitoxin YezG family protein — its product is MDETKLDSIYQAIAQNIIETIPEDWTKVYLYAEITEGVRKSYFFYYPVGSDEPVYSHDIPELFDIDENEYDQLWYQLLDLLQELWNEFKINSNQPWSNLTLILDNEGNFKIDYSYNDLSKVDPHEQQIIWEYKYLGLIPEDDDDKEILKEYLNSIKENHE